A genomic window from Micromonospora sp. WMMA1947 includes:
- a CDS encoding pyruvate dehydrogenase: MNQHDLDVLDEIQRRVLWLATRIVDAANHDRDTGDGVKIGGHQASSASLVTAMTALWFHHLDAEDRVAVKPHASPVFHAIQYLLGNLDKAYLPKLRARGGLQSYPSRTKDPDEVDFSTGSVGLGAAAPLFAAVTRRYVDAHFGARPHSRFVAIIGDAELDEGNIWEAVADPATTGLGNVMWLVDFNRQSLDRVVPGIRINQWRGQFEAAGWHVVEVKYGRRLAEAYARPGGAALRDWIDRMPNEQYQSLFGLAGPALRKQFLDGAPAEVAAFVADIGDDELGPLVTDLGGHDAQAMLDAYAQCDAVTDRPSVVFAYTVKGWGLPIAGNPRNHSALLTTEQVDALRAAQGLTAETEWDRLDPASPAGIRAGERREALSRAPRERALGVTVPETTRVRANKPVSTQEVFGRVLVDLARDPQVAPYLVTTAPDVATSTNLAGFINKTGVFAPTEQRSWTEDRMLRWTESPAGQHIELGISEMNLFLLLGQLGLSWDLSGQPLLPVGTVYDPFVLRGLDAFLYGTYSGSRFVVAGTPSGITLAPEGGAHQSTITASVGLELPGVTFLEPAYAGSLDWLLCDALGQIAGGAAPAATAAPAEDGAYYFRLSTRPIDQAPFEAARTRLGDAVLRRQVVAGAYRLVDAHQAYPDLADAPVVQLAASGAVLPEVLAAAAELAEEGVAAHVVDVTSLDRLYRAWQRTLRQGVRTATVPSVPGALRSAFADRVPVVTVHDAASHAMAWLGSAVGAPAVPLGVDEFGQSGNVRELYELHDLLPGSIVNAALAAIALR, encoded by the coding sequence GTGAACCAGCACGACCTCGACGTCCTCGACGAGATCCAGCGCCGGGTGCTCTGGCTCGCCACCCGCATCGTCGACGCGGCCAACCACGACCGCGACACCGGTGACGGGGTGAAGATCGGCGGCCACCAGGCGTCCAGCGCCTCCCTGGTCACCGCGATGACAGCGCTCTGGTTCCACCACCTGGACGCCGAGGACCGGGTCGCGGTGAAGCCGCACGCCTCGCCGGTGTTCCACGCGATCCAGTACCTGCTCGGCAACCTCGACAAGGCGTACCTGCCGAAGCTGCGGGCGCGCGGCGGGCTCCAGTCGTACCCCTCGCGCACCAAGGACCCGGACGAGGTGGACTTCTCCACCGGCTCGGTCGGCCTGGGCGCCGCCGCGCCGCTGTTCGCCGCCGTCACCCGCCGCTACGTCGACGCCCACTTCGGCGCGCGCCCGCACTCCCGGTTCGTCGCCATCATCGGCGACGCCGAGCTGGACGAGGGCAACATCTGGGAGGCGGTCGCCGACCCGGCCACCACCGGACTCGGCAACGTGATGTGGCTCGTCGACTTCAACCGCCAGTCGCTGGACCGGGTCGTCCCCGGCATCCGGATCAACCAGTGGCGCGGCCAGTTCGAGGCGGCCGGCTGGCACGTCGTGGAGGTCAAGTACGGCCGTCGGCTCGCCGAGGCGTACGCCCGGCCGGGCGGCGCGGCGCTGCGCGACTGGATCGACCGGATGCCCAACGAGCAGTACCAGTCGCTGTTCGGGCTGGCCGGGCCGGCGCTGCGCAAGCAGTTCCTGGACGGCGCGCCGGCCGAGGTCGCCGCGTTCGTCGCCGACATCGGCGACGACGAGCTGGGTCCGCTCGTCACGGACCTGGGCGGGCACGACGCGCAGGCGATGCTCGACGCGTACGCCCAGTGCGACGCGGTCACCGACCGGCCCAGCGTCGTATTCGCGTACACGGTCAAGGGCTGGGGCCTGCCGATCGCCGGCAACCCGCGCAACCACTCGGCGCTGCTCACCACCGAGCAGGTCGACGCGCTGCGCGCCGCGCAGGGCCTCACCGCCGAGACCGAGTGGGACCGCCTTGACCCGGCGTCCCCGGCCGGCATCCGGGCCGGCGAGCGCCGGGAGGCGCTGTCCCGCGCGCCGCGCGAGCGGGCGCTGGGCGTCACCGTTCCGGAAACCACGAGGGTACGCGCGAACAAGCCCGTCTCCACCCAGGAGGTCTTCGGGCGGGTGCTGGTCGACCTGGCCCGCGATCCGCAGGTCGCGCCCTACCTGGTGACCACCGCGCCGGACGTGGCCACCTCGACCAACCTGGCCGGGTTCATCAACAAGACCGGCGTCTTCGCCCCGACCGAGCAGCGTTCCTGGACCGAGGACCGGATGTTGCGCTGGACCGAGAGCCCCGCCGGGCAGCACATCGAGCTGGGCATCTCGGAGATGAACCTGTTCCTGCTGCTGGGCCAGCTCGGCCTGTCGTGGGACCTGTCCGGCCAGCCGCTGCTGCCGGTGGGCACCGTCTACGACCCGTTCGTGCTGCGTGGTCTCGACGCGTTCCTCTACGGCACGTACTCCGGTTCCCGGTTCGTGGTGGCCGGCACCCCGTCCGGCATCACGCTGGCGCCCGAGGGCGGCGCGCACCAGTCCACCATCACCGCCTCGGTCGGCCTGGAACTGCCCGGTGTGACGTTCCTGGAGCCCGCGTACGCAGGCAGCCTCGACTGGCTGCTCTGCGACGCGCTCGGCCAGATCGCCGGCGGCGCCGCTCCGGCCGCCACCGCCGCGCCGGCCGAGGACGGGGCGTACTACTTCCGGCTGAGCACCCGGCCGATCGACCAGGCGCCGTTCGAGGCCGCGCGTACGCGTCTCGGCGACGCGGTGCTGCGGCGGCAGGTGGTGGCCGGCGCGTACCGGCTCGTGGACGCGCACCAGGCGTACCCCGATCTGGCTGACGCCCCGGTCGTGCAGCTCGCCGCCTCCGGCGCGGTGCTGCCGGAGGTGCTCGCGGCCGCCGCGGAGCTGGCGGAGGAGGGCGTGGCCGCGCACGTGGTGGACGTGACCAGCCTGGACCGCCTCTACCGGGCGTGGCAGCGGACGCTGCGCCAGGGCGTGCGGACCGCGACCGTGCCGAGCGTGCCGGGCGCGCTGCGGTCGGCGTTCGCCGATCGGGTGCCGGTGGTCACCGTGCACGACGCGGCGTCGCACGCGATGGCCTGGCTCGGCTCGGCGGTCGGCGCCCCGGCGGTGCCGCTCGGTGTGGACGAGTTCGGCCAGTCCGGCAACGTCCGCGAGCTGTACGAGCTGCACGACCTGCTGCCCGGCAGCATCGTCAACGCCGCGCTGGCCGCGATCGCGCTGCGCTGA
- the gatB gene encoding Asp-tRNA(Asn)/Glu-tRNA(Gln) amidotransferase subunit GatB, which translates to MTTTLPAYDEVVARFEPVIGLETHVELGTNTKMWCGCPTDFGGEPNTRVCPVCLGLPGSLPVANKAAIEATIRIGLALNCSIAQWCRFARKNYFYPDMPKNFQISQYDEPLCFDGYLDVEVNGELVRIGIERVHLEEDTGKTLHVGGATGRIHGATESLVDYNRAGIPLVEIVTKPIPGTGALAPEVARAYVAELRDVIRSLGVSDVRMEEGSLRCDVNTSLNRPGEEWGTRTETKNVNSLRSVERAVRSEMLRQASVLEAGGRITQETRHFHEDTGDTTSGRSKETATDYRYFPEPDLVPLAPDTAWVAELKAALPELPRLRRKRIQQDWGLSDLDMQSVVNAGAVELIEATVAAGATPAAARKWWLGELSRRANETGVELADVGATPAQVAELQGLVDTGKLNDKLARTVLEGVVAGEGSPTEIMTNRNLEVVSDTGALTAAVDEAIAANPDVADKVRSGKVAAAGALVGAVMKTTRGQADAKTVRELILARLGA; encoded by the coding sequence ATGACGACGACACTGCCCGCGTACGACGAGGTCGTCGCGCGCTTCGAACCGGTGATCGGCCTGGAGACCCACGTCGAGCTGGGCACGAACACCAAGATGTGGTGCGGCTGCCCGACCGACTTCGGTGGCGAGCCGAACACCCGGGTCTGCCCGGTCTGCCTCGGCCTGCCCGGTTCGCTGCCGGTGGCGAACAAGGCCGCCATCGAGGCGACCATCCGGATCGGGCTGGCGCTGAACTGCTCGATCGCGCAGTGGTGCCGCTTCGCCCGGAAGAACTACTTCTACCCGGACATGCCGAAGAACTTCCAGATCAGCCAGTACGACGAGCCGCTGTGCTTCGACGGCTACCTGGACGTCGAGGTGAACGGCGAACTGGTGCGCATCGGCATCGAGCGGGTGCACCTGGAGGAGGACACCGGCAAGACGCTGCACGTCGGCGGCGCCACCGGTCGCATCCACGGCGCCACCGAGTCGCTCGTCGACTACAACCGGGCCGGCATCCCGCTCGTCGAGATCGTCACCAAGCCGATCCCGGGCACCGGCGCGCTCGCGCCCGAGGTCGCCCGCGCGTACGTCGCCGAGCTGCGTGACGTGATCCGCTCGCTCGGCGTCTCCGACGTGCGGATGGAGGAGGGCTCCCTGCGCTGCGACGTCAACACCTCCCTCAACCGGCCGGGTGAGGAGTGGGGCACCCGCACCGAGACCAAGAACGTCAACTCGCTGCGCTCGGTCGAGCGGGCGGTCCGCTCGGAGATGCTGCGCCAGGCGTCGGTGCTCGAGGCCGGTGGCCGGATCACCCAGGAGACCCGGCACTTCCACGAGGACACCGGCGACACCACGTCGGGCCGGTCCAAGGAGACCGCCACCGACTACCGGTACTTCCCGGAGCCGGACCTGGTGCCGCTCGCCCCGGACACGGCGTGGGTGGCCGAGCTGAAGGCCGCCCTGCCGGAGCTGCCGCGCCTGCGTCGCAAGCGGATCCAGCAGGACTGGGGCCTGTCCGATCTCGACATGCAGTCCGTGGTGAACGCGGGCGCGGTCGAGCTGATCGAGGCGACTGTGGCCGCCGGCGCCACCCCTGCGGCCGCCCGGAAGTGGTGGCTGGGTGAGCTGTCCCGCCGCGCCAACGAGACCGGCGTGGAGCTGGCCGACGTGGGCGCGACCCCGGCTCAGGTCGCTGAGCTGCAGGGCCTGGTCGACACGGGCAAGCTCAACGACAAGCTGGCCCGTACCGTGCTGGAGGGCGTGGTCGCCGGCGAGGGCTCGCCGACCGAGATCATGACCAACCGCAACCTGGAGGTCGTCTCGGACACCGGTGCGCTCACCGCCGCCGTGGACGAGGCGATCGCCGCCAACCCGGACGTCGCCGACAAGGTCCGCAGCGGCAAGGTCGCGGCGGCCGGCGCGCTCGTCGGCGCGGTCATGAAGACCACCCGCGGTCAGGCGGACGCGAAGACCGTCCGCGAGCTGATCCTGGCGCGCCTCGGCGCCTGA
- a CDS encoding putative Ig domain-containing protein, with protein MALTMVVALLLGTGQPAAAQPATVSTETVTITSGKPRSVMVIGQVYAIHTVEATGGTAPYRLSVASGSLPPGMLVVGTSLGGAPTTPGTYTFTLRMTDQNDLFGEQTATIEVREPTVVITSGKPRSPMYLGRVYAIHTVEATGGTAPYRLSVTSGSLPPGMLVVGTSLGGAPTTPGTYTFTLRMTDKNDRFDEQNATVVVAEAATAFTSGDPPAATVGKPYSFRFTADGDSDIVFALATGALPDGLTLDEEGKLSGTPSKAGTFAFTVAAKGYSTSATKQVSLIVAARTPGTPTAPPTWSTPAPADPTATPTASDPTATPSESSLPATPQPTPSPSKVSGAWLPITGPGSPLVLLLLSVVAFSIGGILLVLAYNRRRTFTTPE; from the coding sequence ATGGCCCTGACGATGGTGGTCGCGCTGCTGCTGGGCACCGGGCAACCGGCCGCCGCGCAACCGGCCACCGTCTCCACCGAGACCGTCACCATCACCTCGGGCAAGCCCCGGTCGGTCATGGTCATCGGGCAGGTCTACGCGATCCACACCGTGGAGGCGACTGGCGGCACGGCGCCGTACCGGTTGTCGGTGGCGTCGGGCAGTCTGCCGCCGGGGATGCTCGTGGTGGGGACGTCGCTCGGTGGCGCGCCGACGACGCCCGGGACGTACACGTTCACGTTGCGGATGACCGACCAGAACGACCTCTTCGGCGAGCAGACGGCGACCATCGAGGTACGCGAACCGACTGTCGTCATCACGTCGGGCAAGCCCCGGTCGCCCATGTACCTCGGCCGGGTGTACGCGATCCACACCGTCGAGGCCACAGGTGGCACCGCGCCGTACCGGTTGTCGGTGACCTCGGGCAGTCTGCCGCCGGGGATGCTCGTGGTGGGTACGTCGCTCGGTGGCGCGCCGACGACGCCTGGCACGTACACGTTCACGTTGCGGATGACCGACAAGAACGACCGCTTCGACGAGCAGAACGCCACAGTCGTCGTCGCCGAGGCCGCGACCGCGTTCACCTCCGGCGACCCGCCCGCCGCCACCGTCGGTAAGCCCTACTCCTTCCGGTTCACCGCCGACGGCGACTCGGACATCGTGTTCGCCCTGGCCACCGGGGCACTGCCGGACGGCCTCACCCTCGACGAGGAGGGCAAGCTCAGCGGCACCCCGAGCAAGGCCGGTACGTTCGCCTTCACCGTCGCGGCGAAGGGATACAGCACCAGCGCCACGAAGCAGGTGTCGCTGATCGTTGCCGCCCGGACGCCGGGCACCCCGACGGCGCCCCCGACCTGGTCGACGCCCGCCCCGGCCGACCCGACTGCTACGCCGACCGCGAGCGATCCGACCGCCACGCCGTCGGAGAGCAGCCTCCCCGCGACGCCCCAGCCGACACCCTCGCCGTCGAAGGTGAGCGGCGCGTGGCTGCCGATCACCGGGCCGGGTTCGCCGCTCGTGCTGCTGCTGTTGAGCGTCGTGGCCTTCTCCATCGGCGGCATCCTGCTCGTGCTGGCGTACAACCGTCGCCGGACCTTCACCACACCCGAGTGA